GATGGAGACATTCGAGCCACTCTTTCTCTTGAGGATAATGGGAAACAAACAAGCGAGTCAATGTCCGGAAAATGACATTGAAGCCGAAGGCAAGGGACGTGGGACGATTTTATAGGTTGTGTTGCAGAAAAAACAGAGTCCATATCAATTCTCTCACTCGTTTTTTTTAATCCGTTTTGTAGCAAAAAGCTAGAAATGActtttggttataaaatctttctttttgccGATTCAAGTGGCTCAGCTGCTTCGTCTTTTTGTGTTCTCCTTATGCCACATGATCTGATCAGACGAGTGTCCAAATTCACGTCAGACACACAATTGTAATCTACcgaagattttattttaatatcatataaaacGCTATTGCAATAAGCGCCCACACAAGTCTTTCTTACTTGCCCTGCTCTGGAACGTGACTTTGGAGGTAACGAAACTGTGTCGTGAGTTGATCTAAGGTTGGTATAATTTCTTGTAGTTTTGTCCGATTTCGAAAACCCATTTCAAAAGGCGTCGCCTTTACTTTTATATCGTTTGAGACTGTTCTGTAGATTTTGAGTTGTGGGGTTCACTCTCTACGTGGGTtggtgatgatttttttttagctcTGTTCACTGTTGTTTTATTGGAATAAGTTGATGGTACGTTCTGTAGTTATAGATTCGATAAAAAACCAATCTTTATGATCGACTCAATAAGTCAAATCTTGTTGTGTTAAGTGAAATCTATAGTAGTGAAAGGGTCTCCACTTAGCTGTTTGGTTAGTCTTGTTATAAGCTCGATTATGTCCTTTCTTGTGATCAGTGTATTAATACATCTGCTTATTTTGGTTGTAGAGGGGAAGTGAGGAATCATTTTGCTTTTAGCTTTGAAAAGTAAATCCTGGAAATGTCTCTCAAGGCGTTAGACTACGAGTCCTTGAATGAAAACGTGAAGAATTGTCAGTATGCAGTCAGAGGTGAACTTTATCTTCGTGCTTCTGAGCTTCAGAAAGAAGGCAAAAAGGTAACAACTTTGTTATGCGTTTGCAGTTATGAGCTTCATTAGCTGTTGAGATATGGGAAGCGTCTTTGGTTTCCTAACTTTCACAATTACAGATTATTTTCACAAATGTTGGAAACCCTCATGCTTTAGGACAGAAACCTCTGACTTTTCCTCGTCAGGTATAATATGCAATTCTCATGTTTTTTGCCAAGCTATAGATTTAAGCCTAAACATATTGAAAACCAATGCAGGTGGTTTCTTTATGCCAAGCACCATTTCTGTTAGATGATCCAAATGTTGGTATGATATTCCCAGCAGATGCTATTGCAAGAGCTAAGCATTATCTTTCCTTGACTTCTGGTGGTCTTGGTATGTCTTTTATTAGAGAACTCAGATCATGGTTAATATTGGCTTAGGTTTGTACAAATAACATGAAAGTTTTTGCTTTACTTTTAACCAGGTGCTTACAGTGACTCAAGAGGTCTTCCGGGAGTTCGGAAAGAAGTCGCTGAGTTCATTGAACGGCGTGATGGATATCCAAGGTGATTGCTTCATGTTGATTGTTTATGCAATGAAATAATAGATTTGttgtaaagaaaaactacTCTGAGGCCTTTTGGTTCTTATCTTCAAATTACAGCGATCCAGAACTCATATTTCTAACTGATGGAGCGAGCAAAGGTGTGATGCAAATCTTGAATTGTGTCATACGCGGTCAGAAAGACGGAGTAATGAACCTTAACTCGCTTGTTCCTTTATCTAAAGTTTTTGTACATGGATATATGAGCCatttcatttggttttatCATAAATCGGTTCATATCAATTTGGCATTAAAGCAGGCCCTAGTAAGATATGGGTTGTATGTTATAATCCCTCATCAACTGTATGTGGGATTTTTTTGATGGCTAAGAGTTCAGATTCAGATTTCTTGCAGATGGTATAGGTTTTTTAGGCTTGGTTTATAGTAGCATCTGGTCACAAGTTTTCTTGGTTGGCAGATTCTGGTTCCAGTTCCACAGTATCCACTCTACTCGGCTACTATATCTCTGTTAGGTGGTACTCTTGTTCCTTACTATCTTGAAGAGTCTGAAAACTGGGGACTTGATGTTAACAACCTTCGCCAATCTGTTGCTCAAGCTCGCTCTCAAGGAATAACAGTTAATACTCTTCCACTATTTTTCTCGAAACTGTTGATGCAGAGGCTTTTTTATGACATCTTTACCTCTgctcttatttttgtttttttcacatATGGTAAATGCAGGTAAGGGCAATGGTGATTATTAACCCCGGAAACCCAACTGGCCAGTGTCTTAGCGAAGCTAACATAAGAGAGATACTACGGTTCTGTTGTGATGAGAGATTAGTTCTTCTCGGAGACGAAGTGTATCAGCAAAATATATACCAAGATGAACGTCCCTTTATCAGTTCCAAGAAGGTAACAACGATGTCTTTCATTGGTATCTTTAACTCCTTAGCTTCAATTATATTAGCCTATGCATGTGCTTTGTGATCATTGGTCTGCGTGATAGTCCTTCATTTTATCATGAATGTTGCAAAGGTTTTGATGGATATGGGAGCACCGATCAGCAAGGAAGTTCAGCTCATATCTTTCCACACCGTTTCCAAAGGATACTGGGGCGAATGTGGGCAACGGGGAGGTTACTTTGAGATGACAAATATCCCTCCCAGGGTTTGTACCTGACCGTCTCTTTTTCACCCGTGATTTTGGTAATTGCAAGAGCCTTTTTAATTTCTGGTAATGCAGACCGTTGAGGAGATATACAAGGTGGCCTCTATAGCTCTCAGCCCCAACGTCTCTGCGCAGATATTTGTAAGCTAGCCCTTCTTAGTTTCTTAGCAAGTTCTGGTTACTGAATGATCTCACTGCTGAAACCTGATTGTTTTTGTGTAGATGGGTTTAATGGTTAGCCCACCAAAGCCTGGAGACATTTCATATGACCAATTCGTTCGTGAGAGGTATATATAGTCATTCTACTCTAAATAAACACGCTTTGATGAATGAAGGATCACGATCATCGAACTTCACTGGAACATTATTAACAGCAAGGGAATACTAGAATCACTGAGAAGAAGAGCAAGGATGATGACTGATGGATTCAACAGCTGCAAAAACGTCGTCTGTAATTTCACAGA
This sequence is a window from Arabidopsis thaliana chromosome 1 sequence. Protein-coding genes within it:
- the AOAT2 gene encoding alanine-2-oxoglutarate aminotransferase 2 (alanine-2-oxoglutarate aminotransferase 2 (AOAT2); FUNCTIONS IN: glycine:2-oxoglutarate aminotransferase activity, L-alanine:2-oxoglutarate aminotransferase activity, alanine-glyoxylate transaminase activity; INVOLVED IN: photorespiration; LOCATED IN: chloroplast stroma, chloroplast, peroxisome; EXPRESSED IN: 22 plant structures; EXPRESSED DURING: 11 growth stages; CONTAINS InterPro DOMAIN/s: 1-aminocyclopropane-1-carboxylate synthase (InterPro:IPR001176), Aminotransferase, class I/classII (InterPro:IPR004839), Pyridoxal phosphate-dependent transferase, major domain (InterPro:IPR015424), Pyridoxal phosphate-dependent transferase, major region, subdomain 1 (InterPro:IPR015421), Pyridoxal phosphate-dependent transferase, major region, subdomain 2 (InterPro:IPR015422); BEST Arabidopsis thaliana protein match is: glutamate:glyoxylate aminotransferase (TAIR:AT1G23310.1); Has 25956 Blast hits to 25948 proteins in 2915 species: Archae - 710; Bacteria - 17564; Metazoa - 583; Fungi - 724; Plants - 1237; Viruses - 0; Other Eukaryotes - 5138 (source: NCBI BLink).); amino-acid sequence: MSLKALDYESLNENVKNCQYAVRGELYLRASELQKEGKKIIFTNVGNPHALGQKPLTFPRQVVSLCQAPFLLDDPNVGMIFPADAIARAKHYLSLTSGGLGAYSDSRGLPGVRKEVAEFIERRDGYPSDPELIFLTDGASKGVMQILNCVIRGQKDGILVPVPQYPLYSATISLLGGTLVPYYLEESENWGLDVNNLRQSVAQARSQGITVRAMVIINPGNPTGQCLSEANIREILRFCCDERLVLLGDEVYQQNIYQDERPFISSKKVLMDMGAPISKEVQLISFHTVSKGYWGECGQRGGYFEMTNIPPRTVEEIYKVASIALSPNVSAQIFMGLMVSPPKPGDISYDQFVRESKGILESLRRRARMMTDGFNSCKNVVCNFTEGAMYSFPQIKLPSKAIQAAKQAGKVPDVFYCLKLLEATGISTVPGSGFGQKEGVFHLRTTILPAEEEMPEIMDSFKKFNDEFMSQYADNFGYSRM